One genomic region from Labeo rohita strain BAU-BD-2019 unplaced genomic scaffold, IGBB_LRoh.1.0 scaffold_758, whole genome shotgun sequence encodes:
- the LOC127161857 gene encoding NACHT, LRR and PYD domains-containing protein 3-like isoform X1, which produces MSMRSDWLMDRPNNFKGGDTRTDLSSVQQKISEPESSCVSMRSDWSMIQPIHFKSGDTKTDLRQHSKEQTGNDWIMRGEQDQQRTSRWKLNLSCCEHSLFQQKRSEPESSCMSMRSDASVNQPLDYKSEDTKTDLRRELLNMFRSNLKKKFERLYEGTVTQGNPTLLNEIYTELYITESKNGEISNEHEVRQIETQSRSAATEDTAIKCNDIFRPLPGQDKAIRTVLTKGVAGIGKTVSVQKFILDWAEGKENQDVQLIFPLPFREINLMKKQAFSLLDLLLMFFPETKEIEISHGKHKVLFIFDGLDECRLSLDFQSDVRLCDVSESASVDVLLMNLIVGNLLPSALIWITSRPAAADLIPSECVHRVTEVRGFNEPQKEEYFRKRISDQSLANRIISHLKSSRSIYIMCHIPVFCWISAAVLEKMLSRAESGEIPKTLTQMYTHFLILQTNIKHEKDYEKKVTDEDLILKLGNLAFQQLVKGNLIFYEKDLRECGIDVTEASVYSGLCTQIFREEFGLYQGKVFCFVHLSIQEHLAALYVHLSCTNHNSNVIDQITKQSLWCKVKCWFPLNSSTHVSLSELHQRAVYEALQSKNGHLDLFLRFLLGLSVESHQILLQQIMTLKRSSSDSNEKTVEYIKKKIRTIDSPEKSINLFHCLNELGDHSLVEEIQQYLKSGRIKEAKISSSQWSAVVFVLLTSEKKLDDFDINKFVSENNKPNKQKVLQKLLPVIKESRSVQLYDCGITDEDCAALASALISNPSHLRQLNLCGNDIRDSGVMLLSAVLEDAHCKLEKLWLSDCGVTDGGCAALALALRSNPSHLRHLSLSGNKLGKSVNLLSRVLQNPQCKLEILWLVDCGITDGGCAALASALRSNPSHLTELGLSRNKLGKSGVKLLSDLRDDSHYKLKRLYY; this is translated from the exons ATGTCTATGAGGAGTGATTGGTTGATGGATCGTCCAAACAATTTTAAGGGTGGAGATACGAGAACTGATCTCAG TTCAGTTCAGCAGAAGATATCAGAACcagagtccagctgtgtgtcaATGAGGAGTGATTGGTCTATGATTCAGCCAATACATTTTAAGAGTGGAGATACAAAGACTGATCTcag acAGCATAGTAAAGAGCAGACAGGAAATGATTGGATAATGAGAGGGGAgcaggatcagcaaaggacctcgagatggAAATTGAACTTGAGTTGCTGTGAGCACAG TTTATTTCAGCAGAAAAGATCAGAACCAGAGTCCAGCTGTATGTCTATGAGGAGTGACGCCTCTGTGAATCAACCATTAGATTATAAGAGTGAAGATACAAAGACTGATCTCAG gcGTGAACTACTCAACATGTTTAGATCAAATCTGAAGAAGAAGTTTGAGCGTCTGTATGAGGGAACAGTGACGCAGGGAAACCCAACACTCctgaatgagatctacacagagctctacatcacagagagtAAGAATGGAGAGATCAGTAATGagcatgaggtgagacagattgagacacaatccaggagtgcagcaacagaggacacagccatcaaatgcaatgacatctttagacctttacctggacaagacaaagccatcagaactgtgctgacaaagggagtcgctggcattggaaaaacagtctctgtgcagaaaTTCATCCTAGACTGGGCTGAAGGGAAAGAGAATCAGGACGTCCAgctcatatttccacttcctttcagagaaatcaacttgatgaagaaacaagcaTTCAGTCTTTTAGATCTTCTTCTTATGTTTTTCCCTGAAACTAAAGAAATAGAAATATCCCATGGCAAACATAAagtgttgttcatctttgatggtctggatgagtgtCGTCTGTCTCTGGATTTTCAGAGTGATGTAAGGTTGTGTGATGTAAGTGAATCAGCCTCAGTGGACGTGCTGCTGATGAACCTCATTGTGGggaatctgcttccctctgctctcatctggatcacctccagaccagcagcagctgatctcatcccctctgagtgtgtccatcgagtgacagaggtacgaggcttcaatgagccacagaaggaggaatacttcaggaagagaatcagtgatcagagtctggccaacagaatcatctcacacctgaagtcatcaaggagcatctacatcatgtgccacatcccagtgttctgctggatctcagccgctgttctagagaagatgttgagtcgggcagagagtggagagattcccaagactctcactcaaatgtacacacacttcctgatccTTCAGACCAACATCAAACATGAGAAGGACTATGAGAAGAAGGTGACAGATGAAGACTTGATCCTCAAACTGGGGAATTTGGCTTTTCAGCAGCTTGTGAAAGGCAACCTGATCTTCTATGAGAAAGACCTGAGagagtgtggcattgatgtgacagaagcatcagtgtactcaggattgtgcactcagatcttcagagaggagTTTGGCTTGTATCAGGGGAAAGTCTTCTGCTTTGTTCATCTAAGCATTCAGGAACATCTAGCAGCTCTATATGTGCATCTCTCCTGTACAAACCACAACAGCAATGTGATTGACCAAATCACCAAACAGAGTTTGTGGTGTAAAGTAAAGTGCTGGTTTCCACTCAACTCATCAACACATGTTTCATTATCTGAGCTGCATCAGAGAGCTGTGTATGAGGCTCTACAGAGTAAAAATGGACATCTGGATCTTTTCCTGCGGTTCCTTCTGGGTTTGTCAGTGGAGTCTCATCAGATTCTTCTACAACAAATAATGACACTGAAAAGAAGCAGCTCTGACAGCAATgagaaaacagttgagtacataaAGAAAAAGATCAGGACCATTGACTCTCCAGAgaaatccatcaatctgtttcactgtctgaatgaactgggtgATCATTCACTAGTGGAGGAAATACAACAGTATCTGAAATCTGGAAGAATAAAGGAAGCCAAAATCTCTTCATCTCAGTGGTCAGCTGTAGTTTTTGTATTGTTGACATCAGAGAAAAAGCTGGATGACTTTGATATTAATAAATTTGTTTCTGAAAACAATAAACCCAACAAACAGAAAGTTCTTCAGAAGTTGCTGCCTGTGATTAAAGAATCCAGATCAGTTCA GTTGTATGATTGTGGCATCACAGATGAAgattgtgctgctctggcttcagctctgatatcaaacccctcacacctgagacaaCTGAATCTGTGTGGGAATGATATACGAGATTCTGGAGTCATGCTGCTGTCTGCTGTACTGGAGGATgctcactgtaaactggagaaactgTG gttgagtgattgtggtgtcacagatggaggttgtgctgctctggctttagctctgagatcaaacccctcacacctgagacacCTGAGTCTGTCGGGAAATAAACTGGGAAAATCAGTGAATCTTCTCTCTCGTGTTCTACAAAATCCTCAGTGTAAACTGGAGATACTGTG gttggTTGATTGTGGCATCACAGATggaggttgtgctgctctggcttcagctctgagatcaaacccctcacacctgacaGAACTGGGTCTGTCTAGGAATAAACTAGGAAAATCGGGAGTGAAGTTACTCTCTGATCTGAGAGATGATTCACATTATAAACTGAAGAGATTATACTATT GA
- the LOC127161857 gene encoding NLR family CARD domain-containing protein 3-like isoform X3, translated as MSMRSDWLMDRPNNFKGGDTRTDLSSVQQKISEPESSCVSMRSDWSMIQPIHFKSGDTKTDLRQHSKEQTGNDWIMRGEQDQQRTSRWKLNLSCCEHSLFQQKRSEPESSCMSMRSDASVNQPLDYKSEDTKTDLRRELLNMFRSNLKKKFERLYEGTVTQGNPTLLNEIYTELYITESKNGEISNEHEVRQIETQSRSAATEDTAIKCNDIFRPLPGQDKAIRTVLTKGVAGIGKTVSVQKFILDWAEGKENQDVQLIFPLPFREINLMKKQAFSLLDLLLMFFPETKEIEISHGKHKVLFIFDGLDECRLSLDFQSDVRLCDVSESASVDVLLMNLIVGNLLPSALIWITSRPAAADLIPSECVHRVTEVRGFNEPQKEEYFRKRISDQSLANRIISHLKSSRSIYIMCHIPVFCWISAAVLEKMLSRAESGEIPKTLTQMYTHFLILQTNIKHEKDYEKKVTDEDLILKLGNLAFQQLVKGNLIFYEKDLRECGIDVTEASVYSGLCTQIFREEFGLYQGKVFCFVHLSIQEHLAALYVHLSCTNHNSNVIDQITKQSLWCKVKCWFPLNSSTHVSLSELHQRAVYEALQSKNGHLDLFLRFLLGLSVESHQILLQQIMTLKRSSSDSNEKTVEYIKKKIRTIDSPEKSINLFHCLNELGDHSLVEEIQQYLKSGRIKEAKISSSQWSAVVFVLLTSEKKLDDFDINKFVSENNKPNKQKVLQKLLPVIKESRSVQLVDCGITDGGCAALASALRSNPSHLTELGLSRNKLGKSGVKLLSDLRDDSHYKLKRLYY; from the exons ATGTCTATGAGGAGTGATTGGTTGATGGATCGTCCAAACAATTTTAAGGGTGGAGATACGAGAACTGATCTCAG TTCAGTTCAGCAGAAGATATCAGAACcagagtccagctgtgtgtcaATGAGGAGTGATTGGTCTATGATTCAGCCAATACATTTTAAGAGTGGAGATACAAAGACTGATCTcag acAGCATAGTAAAGAGCAGACAGGAAATGATTGGATAATGAGAGGGGAgcaggatcagcaaaggacctcgagatggAAATTGAACTTGAGTTGCTGTGAGCACAG TTTATTTCAGCAGAAAAGATCAGAACCAGAGTCCAGCTGTATGTCTATGAGGAGTGACGCCTCTGTGAATCAACCATTAGATTATAAGAGTGAAGATACAAAGACTGATCTCAG gcGTGAACTACTCAACATGTTTAGATCAAATCTGAAGAAGAAGTTTGAGCGTCTGTATGAGGGAACAGTGACGCAGGGAAACCCAACACTCctgaatgagatctacacagagctctacatcacagagagtAAGAATGGAGAGATCAGTAATGagcatgaggtgagacagattgagacacaatccaggagtgcagcaacagaggacacagccatcaaatgcaatgacatctttagacctttacctggacaagacaaagccatcagaactgtgctgacaaagggagtcgctggcattggaaaaacagtctctgtgcagaaaTTCATCCTAGACTGGGCTGAAGGGAAAGAGAATCAGGACGTCCAgctcatatttccacttcctttcagagaaatcaacttgatgaagaaacaagcaTTCAGTCTTTTAGATCTTCTTCTTATGTTTTTCCCTGAAACTAAAGAAATAGAAATATCCCATGGCAAACATAAagtgttgttcatctttgatggtctggatgagtgtCGTCTGTCTCTGGATTTTCAGAGTGATGTAAGGTTGTGTGATGTAAGTGAATCAGCCTCAGTGGACGTGCTGCTGATGAACCTCATTGTGGggaatctgcttccctctgctctcatctggatcacctccagaccagcagcagctgatctcatcccctctgagtgtgtccatcgagtgacagaggtacgaggcttcaatgagccacagaaggaggaatacttcaggaagagaatcagtgatcagagtctggccaacagaatcatctcacacctgaagtcatcaaggagcatctacatcatgtgccacatcccagtgttctgctggatctcagccgctgttctagagaagatgttgagtcgggcagagagtggagagattcccaagactctcactcaaatgtacacacacttcctgatccTTCAGACCAACATCAAACATGAGAAGGACTATGAGAAGAAGGTGACAGATGAAGACTTGATCCTCAAACTGGGGAATTTGGCTTTTCAGCAGCTTGTGAAAGGCAACCTGATCTTCTATGAGAAAGACCTGAGagagtgtggcattgatgtgacagaagcatcagtgtactcaggattgtgcactcagatcttcagagaggagTTTGGCTTGTATCAGGGGAAAGTCTTCTGCTTTGTTCATCTAAGCATTCAGGAACATCTAGCAGCTCTATATGTGCATCTCTCCTGTACAAACCACAACAGCAATGTGATTGACCAAATCACCAAACAGAGTTTGTGGTGTAAAGTAAAGTGCTGGTTTCCACTCAACTCATCAACACATGTTTCATTATCTGAGCTGCATCAGAGAGCTGTGTATGAGGCTCTACAGAGTAAAAATGGACATCTGGATCTTTTCCTGCGGTTCCTTCTGGGTTTGTCAGTGGAGTCTCATCAGATTCTTCTACAACAAATAATGACACTGAAAAGAAGCAGCTCTGACAGCAATgagaaaacagttgagtacataaAGAAAAAGATCAGGACCATTGACTCTCCAGAgaaatccatcaatctgtttcactgtctgaatgaactgggtgATCATTCACTAGTGGAGGAAATACAACAGTATCTGAAATCTGGAAGAATAAAGGAAGCCAAAATCTCTTCATCTCAGTGGTCAGCTGTAGTTTTTGTATTGTTGACATCAGAGAAAAAGCTGGATGACTTTGATATTAATAAATTTGTTTCTGAAAACAATAAACCCAACAAACAGAAAGTTCTTCAGAAGTTGCTGCCTGTGATTAAAGAATCCAGATCAGTTCA gttggTTGATTGTGGCATCACAGATggaggttgtgctgctctggcttcagctctgagatcaaacccctcacacctgacaGAACTGGGTCTGTCTAGGAATAAACTAGGAAAATCGGGAGTGAAGTTACTCTCTGATCTGAGAGATGATTCACATTATAAACTGAAGAGATTATACTATT GA
- the LOC127161857 gene encoding NLR family CARD domain-containing protein 3-like isoform X2 codes for MSMRSDWLMDRPNNFKGGDTRTDLSSVQQKISEPESSCVSMRSDWSMIQPIHFKSGDTKTDLSLFQQKRSEPESSCMSMRSDASVNQPLDYKSEDTKTDLRRELLNMFRSNLKKKFERLYEGTVTQGNPTLLNEIYTELYITESKNGEISNEHEVRQIETQSRSAATEDTAIKCNDIFRPLPGQDKAIRTVLTKGVAGIGKTVSVQKFILDWAEGKENQDVQLIFPLPFREINLMKKQAFSLLDLLLMFFPETKEIEISHGKHKVLFIFDGLDECRLSLDFQSDVRLCDVSESASVDVLLMNLIVGNLLPSALIWITSRPAAADLIPSECVHRVTEVRGFNEPQKEEYFRKRISDQSLANRIISHLKSSRSIYIMCHIPVFCWISAAVLEKMLSRAESGEIPKTLTQMYTHFLILQTNIKHEKDYEKKVTDEDLILKLGNLAFQQLVKGNLIFYEKDLRECGIDVTEASVYSGLCTQIFREEFGLYQGKVFCFVHLSIQEHLAALYVHLSCTNHNSNVIDQITKQSLWCKVKCWFPLNSSTHVSLSELHQRAVYEALQSKNGHLDLFLRFLLGLSVESHQILLQQIMTLKRSSSDSNEKTVEYIKKKIRTIDSPEKSINLFHCLNELGDHSLVEEIQQYLKSGRIKEAKISSSQWSAVVFVLLTSEKKLDDFDINKFVSENNKPNKQKVLQKLLPVIKESRSVQLYDCGITDEDCAALASALISNPSHLRQLNLCGNDIRDSGVMLLSAVLEDAHCKLEKLWLSDCGVTDGGCAALALALRSNPSHLRHLSLSGNKLGKSVNLLSRVLQNPQCKLEILWLVDCGITDGGCAALASALRSNPSHLTELGLSRNKLGKSGVKLLSDLRDDSHYKLKRLYY; via the exons ATGTCTATGAGGAGTGATTGGTTGATGGATCGTCCAAACAATTTTAAGGGTGGAGATACGAGAACTGATCTCAG TTCAGTTCAGCAGAAGATATCAGAACcagagtccagctgtgtgtcaATGAGGAGTGATTGGTCTATGATTCAGCCAATACATTTTAAGAGTGGAGATACAAAGACTGATCTcag TTTATTTCAGCAGAAAAGATCAGAACCAGAGTCCAGCTGTATGTCTATGAGGAGTGACGCCTCTGTGAATCAACCATTAGATTATAAGAGTGAAGATACAAAGACTGATCTCAG gcGTGAACTACTCAACATGTTTAGATCAAATCTGAAGAAGAAGTTTGAGCGTCTGTATGAGGGAACAGTGACGCAGGGAAACCCAACACTCctgaatgagatctacacagagctctacatcacagagagtAAGAATGGAGAGATCAGTAATGagcatgaggtgagacagattgagacacaatccaggagtgcagcaacagaggacacagccatcaaatgcaatgacatctttagacctttacctggacaagacaaagccatcagaactgtgctgacaaagggagtcgctggcattggaaaaacagtctctgtgcagaaaTTCATCCTAGACTGGGCTGAAGGGAAAGAGAATCAGGACGTCCAgctcatatttccacttcctttcagagaaatcaacttgatgaagaaacaagcaTTCAGTCTTTTAGATCTTCTTCTTATGTTTTTCCCTGAAACTAAAGAAATAGAAATATCCCATGGCAAACATAAagtgttgttcatctttgatggtctggatgagtgtCGTCTGTCTCTGGATTTTCAGAGTGATGTAAGGTTGTGTGATGTAAGTGAATCAGCCTCAGTGGACGTGCTGCTGATGAACCTCATTGTGGggaatctgcttccctctgctctcatctggatcacctccagaccagcagcagctgatctcatcccctctgagtgtgtccatcgagtgacagaggtacgaggcttcaatgagccacagaaggaggaatacttcaggaagagaatcagtgatcagagtctggccaacagaatcatctcacacctgaagtcatcaaggagcatctacatcatgtgccacatcccagtgttctgctggatctcagccgctgttctagagaagatgttgagtcgggcagagagtggagagattcccaagactctcactcaaatgtacacacacttcctgatccTTCAGACCAACATCAAACATGAGAAGGACTATGAGAAGAAGGTGACAGATGAAGACTTGATCCTCAAACTGGGGAATTTGGCTTTTCAGCAGCTTGTGAAAGGCAACCTGATCTTCTATGAGAAAGACCTGAGagagtgtggcattgatgtgacagaagcatcagtgtactcaggattgtgcactcagatcttcagagaggagTTTGGCTTGTATCAGGGGAAAGTCTTCTGCTTTGTTCATCTAAGCATTCAGGAACATCTAGCAGCTCTATATGTGCATCTCTCCTGTACAAACCACAACAGCAATGTGATTGACCAAATCACCAAACAGAGTTTGTGGTGTAAAGTAAAGTGCTGGTTTCCACTCAACTCATCAACACATGTTTCATTATCTGAGCTGCATCAGAGAGCTGTGTATGAGGCTCTACAGAGTAAAAATGGACATCTGGATCTTTTCCTGCGGTTCCTTCTGGGTTTGTCAGTGGAGTCTCATCAGATTCTTCTACAACAAATAATGACACTGAAAAGAAGCAGCTCTGACAGCAATgagaaaacagttgagtacataaAGAAAAAGATCAGGACCATTGACTCTCCAGAgaaatccatcaatctgtttcactgtctgaatgaactgggtgATCATTCACTAGTGGAGGAAATACAACAGTATCTGAAATCTGGAAGAATAAAGGAAGCCAAAATCTCTTCATCTCAGTGGTCAGCTGTAGTTTTTGTATTGTTGACATCAGAGAAAAAGCTGGATGACTTTGATATTAATAAATTTGTTTCTGAAAACAATAAACCCAACAAACAGAAAGTTCTTCAGAAGTTGCTGCCTGTGATTAAAGAATCCAGATCAGTTCA GTTGTATGATTGTGGCATCACAGATGAAgattgtgctgctctggcttcagctctgatatcaaacccctcacacctgagacaaCTGAATCTGTGTGGGAATGATATACGAGATTCTGGAGTCATGCTGCTGTCTGCTGTACTGGAGGATgctcactgtaaactggagaaactgTG gttgagtgattgtggtgtcacagatggaggttgtgctgctctggctttagctctgagatcaaacccctcacacctgagacacCTGAGTCTGTCGGGAAATAAACTGGGAAAATCAGTGAATCTTCTCTCTCGTGTTCTACAAAATCCTCAGTGTAAACTGGAGATACTGTG gttggTTGATTGTGGCATCACAGATggaggttgtgctgctctggcttcagctctgagatcaaacccctcacacctgacaGAACTGGGTCTGTCTAGGAATAAACTAGGAAAATCGGGAGTGAAGTTACTCTCTGATCTGAGAGATGATTCACATTATAAACTGAAGAGATTATACTATT GA